From a single Porites lutea chromosome 10, jaPorLute2.1, whole genome shotgun sequence genomic region:
- the LOC140950475 gene encoding E3 SUMO-protein ligase RanBP2-like isoform X4 codes for MHYLRKALAILEKFEKDESMPYCDKPLFPDVFDTLQEHDVRAELQSVRLAIGGALMKEGKLFDAMEMFEQVKTPPGMYNLAQVYKYLAHVEACAATEETDTESPCPTKEYYQNLHEARDLLQSYLKMTKSSDVGRKAVLDELVEIERLIKSGFPRPNAGQHRDTCRRTFLESRSSTNASDAQESDDNFWPPPDPNTKDFIATLSEVALNKGYFQEQMAIRDEAMSIRDETISSMQEEISMLKKQISLLQSSHYGYSSIAEPSYSSPGDQSKPIYESTPVATRQTPLSISTKPLTHPSMKGPLKIDSNFFAGLGSSNSPENRVKEPPEEVPSPTSPGRMRHDSSASYTEDIHFEPLIPLPEQIEVQTGEEDETTMFSSRAKLYRYDKDVSAWKERGIGTMKILHNSERGRSRILMRREGVHKVCANHVITADMKLEEKKATANCWIWSTLADFSEEVARAEQLAVKFKTPDEFLLFKEKFEECQEMPKKDVKSQAITAVTYNPSADLVTKFAPKPGSWSCSVCLLTNDVSTTVCVACGAQKLSEGSGTSTHQSPLKSGFNLPKESIASSSPQTSVFSSCHENSSSGSPFVFKQKDAGSLSSSPFTFVFSTASSFSTSTAASKSFSFGAPLAADSKKTAAQGDTLTATQVSEVSSGSPFTTYPLSTQPFVLSSFGVPAIDKSRPSPFNFGTVSSTESGPFSFSETQKAVDTTPVGSSVFGGGSPEQGGPAISFGSFGTGNSPIFDLDAPREGEGHVTPIVSNHTQLVQSQSQSSLPFSVSTGNSEIPEQKLFWQQPTGPFQFGQLETIPPLGGSTSWAQAGQLLFKPPASQLGALSPNVEFPNSELLRLLADAKKQQDSLDQEAQPKGYDFTPYLTSSYIVAKDYDDEGDDDSKEDDDSEGDDKHDAKQDDEDSTADSVSYTSTDPEYNDEDIETSMATAPKPSSSTTSQAQIITTPAKPVQILSSQVEKSTAAYLSTHVTGRRILTAKSPLKGSKKQDDDCILVYEVRSQMADREKAHRLFLPPNFFNYTKHESCPGCIGCRATPKKAANTINQEVKDIKQVSTSATSAVLTSTAASHVFGQSANFGQLTFSSFKAQGETAFSQSQTKTSHKPFQGAGQQLFAGPAEEVEEQDSDKLHFEPVIPLPEEIQVVTGEEGLEMMFSERAKLYRFDSSQWKERGIGEVKLLRHPTSGRGRILMRREQIKKLCANHNITAEMELKPNVGSDRSWVWYTSADYSEGEGKPEKLAIKFKTAETAGKFKQVFDELKEPLSSGHPPGKAPAEHQKATGCELYKQFLSNFAPTPGTWSCEVCYVENKAEDSACVACNSLQPNDGETEPPSKHGEETATANVSVVDSVEPKAFQNLNKEASTSFFQPPGEKGLHTSTLFTIGRGESSVDKDTRDDEIDLSPSKTSSPSKKGIITPQPSTQDSQDTLFTGLPFGTGAPCDFTFRMTVSPGSPPQKPRSPLSNNSPTSPVRGDDDGPYFEPLIPLPDKVECRTGEEGQEVLFCERCKLFRYDSGTSQWKERGVGDIKILLNPSSKRYRILMRREHVFKLCANHVITSEMQLKPFPNSARAWLWTTLADFSEETTTAETLAARFKSNDVANQFKEVFDKALQTLSCKSDSVACLSNAEDNPDQATEQKAEEDIAVVFEKIVTEDQKARAQKLELPCNFFGYEKETSVETISNQAELSASAEEQTTEIPEVTTSAPSIPSQSGFLFGSASVASLSFESVAASSLTASPFGKKTPDKSLGLKGAGSQLFATPKTEDDSDGVEADGNHTDGPHFEPIIPLPDKIDVKTGEEDEEVMFSHRAKLYRFVAEEKQWKERGIGDIRLLRNARSGKMRVLMRRDQVLKLCANHQITTDMSLQPNAGSDRSWVWSTHADFSEGECKAEQLAVRFKNEDIARRFKEKFEECQEMLKNQASLKPPLQKETVNTEGVKEDLFAKFKAEEGSWECDTCMVRNGSDKLVCAACTSPKPGIKDSQEKKSEGKPIFGSGTTSSGTGFTFGSGASSSGTGFSFGSGATPYGKGFVFGSTGTDGGAKPFFSFGSSNLTPSSSSETATTFGSMTQLETTIQEQASGDYIDVSQTDQQAPDVDNKQPGNGEKNNVLTADTGAGEGEKIEMTSFGESEAPPKNKSEESSEEKAFLFGSPSISAMSFQSVAASSIENSPFGQNAKTKSKGFAGAGSTLFASQSPGGETHEEEEQGGDHDGPHFEPIIALPEKIDVKTGEEDEEVMFSHRSKLYRFVAEEKQWKERGIGDIKLLRNVTSGKMRVLMRRDQVLKLCANHQITTDMSLQPNAGSDRSWVWSTHADFSEGECKAERLAVRFKNEDIAKQFKEKFEECQEMLKNQASLKPPLQKETVNTEGVKEDLFAKFKAEEGSWECDTCMVRNGSDKLVCAACTTPKPGAQTSQMPANGGTPSFSFGTAGAQSNSGFSFGSPASSVDAGSGFASASSQGFLFGSDSSSSGTGFVFGQQKADEKNSKPVFSFGLGSTGPFSFGSTQKEENTVVRDDDVGEGGNYSDDQASSDEGSNCGDDSSQTSEEGEVTVGGEGGEKRQEGVGAGLLGGWKPEEGSWECNTCLVRNKSEKLECVACASPKPGVDGSLEKTTEGKPLFGFGSGPSFSSAGFSFGRSTSSSGAGFSFGSGPTSTGAEFSFGFNGQSDGGESQKQRAPSSSNIPNVTFGYTNQSPQSSNTETALDSEEKPLSPLKPDETSLQSDGFFTPTDAVEKQETSDESSKPGEILEEVNSERKAALSTEDQASEDVQGDGESDTDKSLVEEKRGTDSQPEVGANSPAEDVQFDCGADSSESVVEPEGAVESSAKPQESVNVGVAKEMEKD; via the exons ATGCATTACCTGCGTAAGGCCCTTGCCATTTTGGAAAAGTTCGAAAA GGATGAGAGTATGCCGTATTGTGATAAGCCCCTCTTTCCTGACGTGTTTGACACATTACAG GAGCATGATGTGAGAGCAGAGCTCCAATCAGTGCGCCTGGCCATCGGTGGAGCGTTGATGAAAGAGGGCAAGCTGTTCGACGCCATGGAAATGTTTGAGCAAGTCAAAACTCCCCCAGGAATGTACAATCTCGCACAG GTTTACAAGTATCTTGCCCATGTTGAAGCATGTGCAGCCACTGAAGAGACCGATACTGAAAGCCCCTGCCCAACCAAAGAATATTACCAGAATCTCCATGAAGCTCGAGATCTGCTCCAGTCTTActtgaaaatgacaaaatctTCTGAT GTTGGACGAAAAGCTGTTCTAGATGAACTCGTCGAGATTGAGAGGCTCATAAAAAGCGGGTTCCCACGACCTAACGCAG GCCAGCATCGAGATACTTGCCGACGTACCTTTCTGGAAAGTCGGAGCTCCACCAATGCATCTGATGCCCAGGAATCTGATGATAACTTTTGG cCACCACCAGATCCAAATACAAAAGATTTTATTGCAACACTCAGTGAAGTTGCCTTGAACAAAGGCTATTTCCAGGAGCAGATGGCCATCAGGGATGAAGCGATGTCTATTAGAGATGAAACTATATCCAGTATGCAAGAAGAAATCAGCATGTTAAAG AAGCAGATAAGCTTGTTGCAGTCATCGCATTACGGCTACTCCAGTATCGCTGAACCCTCATATTCGAGCCCAGGGGATCAAAGTAAACCCATATATGAATCCACTCCCGTTGCTACAAGACAGACGCCTCTTTCAATAAGTACAAAGCCTCTCACTCACCCCAGCATGAAGGGACCTCTAAAAATCGATTCCAATTTCTTCGCTGGCTTAGGCAGCAGCAACAGCCCTGAGAATCGAGTGAAAGAGCCTCCAGAGGAGGTTCCTTCTCCCACGTCTCCTGGAAGAATGAGGCATGATTCCTCAGCTTCCTATACTGAAGATATCCATTTTGAACCCCTCATACCCCTTCCTGAACAAATTGAGGTCCAAACTGGAGAAGAAGATGAAACTACGATGTTCAGCAGCAGAGCCAAGTTGTATCGATACGACAAGGATGTTTCAGCCTGGAAAGAACGTGGCATTGGAACTATGAAGATCCTGCATAATTCTGAGAGGGGACGCAGTCGAATCTTGATGAGACGTGAAGGTGTTCACAAGGTTTGTGCCAATCACGTTATTACAGCCGATATGAAGTTAGAAGAAAAGAAAGCCACAGCCAACTGTTGGATATGGAGCACTTTGGCAGATTTCTCAGAAGAGGTTGCAAGGGCAGAGCAGTTAGCTGTCAAATTCAAGACACCAGATGAATTCTTGCTTTTTAAGGAAAAGTTCGAGGAGTGTCAGGAGATGCCAAAGAAAGATGTCAAGAGCCAAGCAATAACAGCCGTTACATACAATCCAAGTGCTGACCTTGTGACTAAGTTTGCTCCAAAGCCGGGTTCATGGTCTTGCTCTGTTTGCTTGTTGACAAACGACGTGAGCACAACTGTCTGTGTGGCGTGTGGAGCTCAAAAGCTGTCAGAAGGATCTGGAACGTCTACTCATCAGTCACCACTGAAGTCTGGATTTAACTTACCAAAAGAGTCCATTGCTAGCAGTTCACCACAGACAAGCGTGTTTTCAAGCTGCCACGAAAATTCTTCTTCAGGAAGCCCTTTTGTATTTAAACAAAAGGATGCGGGATCCCTGAGCAGCTCTCCATTTACCTTTGTCTTTTCTACAGCATCCTCCTTCAGTACATCTACAGCAGcatcaaagtcattttcattTGGAGCCCCACTCGCTGCAGATAGTAAAAAAACGGCAGCACAAGGAGACACCTTGACAGCCACTCAAGTGTCTGAGGTATCCTCTGGATCTCCCTTTACTACCTACCCGTTATCAACGCAACCTTTTGTTCTATCATCTTTTGGTGTTCCTGCCATAGACAAGTCGAGGCCATCCCCATTTAACTTTGGAACCGTGTCTTCAACCGAATCCGGCCCCTTCTCCTTCTCAGAAACACAAAAAGCTGTAGACACTACACCTGTCGGGTCATCTGTGTTCGGTGGTGGTTCCCCAGAACAAGGTGGTCCGGCCATTTCATTTGGTTCTTTTGGCACAGGTAACTCTCCTATTTTTGACCTCGACGCTCCAAGAGAGGGAGAAGGTCATGTCACTCCGATTGTGTCTAACCACACACAACTTGTGCAGAGTCAGTCTCAGTCTTCGCTTCCATTTAGTGTATCAACTGGCAATTCAGAAATTCCTGAGCAGAAACTGTTTTGGCAGCAACCAACTGGACCATTTCAGTTTGGACAATTGGAGACCATCCCACCTCTGGGTGGAAGCACATCTTGGGCCCAAGCTGGTCAACTCCTCTTCAAGCCACCCGCTTCTCAACTTGGTGCATTAAGTCCTAATGTTGAATTTCCAAACAGTGAGTTACTTCGACTTCTTGCTGATGCAAAGAAACAGCAGGATTCTTTGGACCAGGAAGCACAGCCTAAAGGCTATGACTTCACTCCATACCTGACTTCGTCCTATATAGTAGCTAAAGATTACGATGATGAGGGTGATGATGACAGCAAGGAAGATGACGACAGCGAGGGGGACGACAAACATGACGCGAAACAAGACGATGAAGATTCTACGGCAGATAGTGTTAGTTACACCTCAACAGACCCCGAGTATAACGATGAGGATATTGAAACTTCAATGGCAACTGCACCAAAGCCATCATCTTCAACAACTAGTCAAGCCCAAATTATAACAACCCCAGCAAAGCCTGTTCAAATCCTTTCCTCGCAAGTAGAGAAGTCGACAGCAGCTTATCTTTCAACTCATGTTACTGGAAGACGTATTTTGACAGCCAAAAGTCCTCTAAAAGGATCTAAAAAGCAAGATGATGACTGTATTCTTGTTTATGAAGTCCGTTCCCAAATGGCAGATCGTGAAAAGGCCCACCGCCTTTTTCTTCCGCCTAATTTCTTCAATTATACCAAGCACGAATCTTGCCCTGGGTGCATTGGTTGTCGTGCTACACCAAAAAAGGCAGCCAATACCATTAATCAGGAGGTTAAGGACATAAAACAGGTCAGTACATCTGCTACTTCAGCGGTTTTGACAAGCACTGCGGCGAGTCATGTATTTGGACAGTCAGCTAACTTTGGCCAACTGACGTTTTCATCGTTTAAAGCTCAAGGTGAAACTGCATTTTCTCAGTCACAAACGAAGACAAGCCATAAACCGTTTCAAGGAGCAGGCCAGCAGCTTTTCGCTGGACCTGCTGAAGAGGTCGAGGAACAAGATAGCGATAAGTTGCATTTCGAACCAGTTATTCCTCTGCCTGAAGAAATCCAAGTTGTCACAGGAGAAGAAGGTCTGGAGATGATGTTTTCCGAGAGGGCAAAGCTGTATCGGTTCGACTCGTCGCAGTGGAAAGAAAGGGGGATTGGAGAAGTGAAGCTATTACGTCATCCAACTTCAGGGCGAGGAAGAATTCTCATGAGGCGAGAGCAAATCAAGAAATTGTGTGCTAATCATAACATTACTGCTGAAATGGAGCTCAAACCGAATGTTGGATCAGATCGTTCTTGGGTCTGGTATACTTCTGCGGATTATTCTGAAGGTGAGGGAAAGCCGGAAAAACTAGCCATCAAGTTTAAGACTGCGGAAACGGCTGGAAAGTTTAAACAGGTGTTTGATGAACTGAAAGAGCCACTTTCGTCAGGTCATCCCCCGGGAAAGGCGCCTGCTGAACATCAAAAGGCGACAGGTTGCGAACTTTATAAacagtttctttcaaattttgctcCTACACCTGGCACATGGTCTTGTGAGGTGTGCTACGTTGAAAATAAGGCTGAGGATTCGGCATGCGTGGCATGTAACTCCCTACAACCAAACGACGGAGAAACAGAACCACCTTCCAAACATGGAGAAGAAACAGCTACAGCAAATGTGTCTGTTGTTGACTCGGTGGAACCTAAAGCATTCCAAAACTTGAATAAAGAAGCTTCGACTTCTTTCTTCCAGCCTCCAGGAGAGAAGGGCCTACATACTTCAACGCTTTTCACCATTGGGCGAGGAGAATCAAGTGTAGATAAAGATACCAGAGATGATGAGATTGACCTGTCTCCAAGTAAGACGTCTTCTCCGAGCAAGAAGGGTATAATAACACCACAACCCTCAACCCAAGATTCCCAAGATACTCTGTTTACAGGTCTTCCGTTTGGCACAGGTGCTCCATGCGACTTTACATTTAGGATGACAGTTTCGCCTGGATCTCCGCCACAAAAGCCCAGATCCCCATTGTCAAACAATTCTCCAACGAGTCCTGTTCGTGGGGACGATGATGGACCATATTTCGAGCCACTCATACCACTCCCTGACAAAGTTGAATGCCGCACAGGGGAGGAGGGCCAGGAGGTACTGTTCTGTGAACGTTGTAAACTGTTTCGATACGACAGTGGCACGTCTCAGTGGAAAGAACGAGGAGTTGGTGACATCAAAATACTTCTTAACCCAAGTTCTAAAAGGTATCGAATCCTAATGAGACGTGAGCACGTGTTCAAACTTTGTGCAAATCATGTAATAACTTCAGAAATGCAACTCAAACCGTTTCCAAACTCCGCGAGAGCTTGGTTGTGGACAACGCTTGCTGACTTCTCAGAGGAAACAACTACAGCGGAAACTCTGGCTGCAAGGTTTAAATCAAACGATGTTGCTAATCAGTTTAAGGAAGTATTTGACAAAGCTCTCCAGACTCTTTCATGTAAAAGTGACTCTGTGGCGTGTTTGTCAAATGCAGAGGATAATCCGGACCAAGCAACTGAACAGAAAGCTGAGGAGGACATTGCAGTAGTGTTCGAGAAAATAGTTACAGAAGATCAAAAAGCGAGGGCACAGAAGTTGGAGCTGCCCTGCAACTTCTTTGGATATGAGAAGGAAACATCTGTGGAGACCATCTCTAATCAGGCTGAATTATCAGCAAG TGCCGAAGAACAGACGACAGAAATCCCAGAAGTGACAACATCGGCACCAAGCATACCAAGCCAATCAGGTTTTCTGTTTGGTTCTGCCAGTGTCGCTTCATTGTCCTTTGAGTCTGTAGCCGCTTCTTCTTTAACTGCCAGCCCATTTGGCAAGAAGACGCCTGACAAGTCTCTAGGGTTAAAAGGTGCTGGGTCCCAATTGTTTGCCACCCCTAAAACGGAGGATGATAGCGACGGAGTTGAAGCAGACGGTAATCACACTGATGGACCACATTTTGAGCCCATTATACCTCTTCCAGATAAGATTGACGTAAAAACTGGAGAAGAAGACGAGGAGGTTATGTTTTCACATCGAGCTAAGTTGTATCGCTTTGTCGCAGAGGAGAAGCAGTGGAAAGAGCGAGGCATTGGAGATATCAGATTGTTGAGAAATGCAAGATCTGGAAAAATGCGAGTGCTGATGCGGCGGGATCAGGTGTTGAAACTGTGTGCGAATCATCAGATAACCACTGACATGAGTTTACAACCAAATGCAGGTTCAGACCGATCATGGGTTTGGAGTACACATGCAGACTTCTCTGAGGGGGAATGCAAAGCAGAGCAACTAGCTGTCAGGTTTAAGAACGAAGACATTGCCAGGAGATTCAAAGAAAAGTTTGAAGAATGCCAGGAAATGCTGAAGAACCAGGCATCATTGAAACCGCCACTCCAAAAGGAGACTGTCAATACAGAGGGCGTGAAAGAAGATCTTTTTGCGAAGTTTAAAGCTGAAGAAGGATCATGGGAGTGTGATACCTGTATGGTGAGAAACGGCAGTGATAAGTTAGTATGTGCAGCGTGCACGAGCCCGAAACCAGGGATAAAGGATAGTCAGGAGAAAAAGTCAGAAGGAAAGCCAATTTTTGGATCTGGAACCACGTCGTCTGGGACAGGTTTTACATTTGGATCAGGTGCATCATCTTCTGGTACAGGGTTTTCATTTGGATCAGGTGCAACTCCCTATGGAAAAGGATTTGTATTTGGTTCCACTGGAACAGATGGAGGTGCAAAACCGTTTTTCTCCTTTGGATCATCGAACCTGACTCCAAGTTCAAGCTCAGAAACTGCAACCACATTTGGTTCAATGACGCAACTAGAAACGACTATTCAAGAGCAAGCTTCTGGAGACTACATCGATGTTTCTCAGACGGATCAGCAAGCACCTGATGTAGACAATAAGCAGCCGGGAAATGGAGAGAAGAATAATGTGCTTACTGCTGACACGGGTGCTGGAGAGGGCGAAAAGATTGAGATGACATCATTTGGAGAAAG TGAGGCtcccccaaaaaacaaaagtgaaGAGTCGAGTGAGgaaaaagcatttctctttGGGTCTCCAAGTATCTCTGCAATGTCCTTTCAGTCAGTAGCTGCTTCTTCGATCGAAAACAGCCCATTTGGACAGAACGCAAAAACAAAATCCAAGGGGTTTGCTGGAGCTGGATCGACGCTTTTTGCTTCTCAGTCTCCTGGAGGGGAGACACACGAAGAGGAAGAACAAGGGGGTGATCATGATGGACCACACTTTGAACCAATCATTGCTCTACCAGAGAAAATTGACGTAAAAACAGGGGAAGAAGACGAGGAGGTCATGTTTTCTCACCGATCCAAGTTATATCGCTTTGTAGCAGAGGAGAAACAGTGGAAAGAGCGCGGCATTGGAGATATCAAGTTGTTGAGAAATGTAACATCGGGAAAAATGCGAGTGCTGATGCGGCGGGATCAGGTGTTGAAACTGTGTGCGAATCATCAGATAACCACTGACATGAGTTTACAGCCAAACGCAGGTTCAGATAGATCGTGGGTTTGGAGTACACATGCAGACTTTTCTGAGGGGGAATGCAAAGCAGAGCGACTAGCTGTCAGGTTTAAGAACGAAGACATTGCCAAGCAATTCAAAGAAAAGTTTGAAGAATGCCAGGAAATGCTTAAGAACCAGGCATCATTGAAGCCGCCACTCCAAAAGGAGACTGTCAATACCGAGGGCGTGAAAGAAGATCTTTTTGCGAAGTTTAAAGCTGAAGAAGGATCATGGGAGTGTGATACCTGTATGGTGAGAAACGGCAGTGATAAGTTAGTGTGTGCAGCGTGCACAACCCCAAAACCTGGAGCTCAAACATCACAAATGCCAGCCAATGGAGGGACACCTTCTTTTTCGTTTGGGACAGCTGGTGCTCAATCGAATTCAGGATTTTCTTTTGGATCTCCTGCATCTAGTGTTGATGCTGGAAGTGGATTTGCTTCAGCTTCTAGTCAAGGATTTTTATTTGGCTCAGATTCTTCATCTTCTGGAACTGGTTTCGTATTTGGTCAGCAAAAGGCAGATGAAAAAAACAGTAAACCGGTTTTCTCCTTTGGCTTAGGCTCCACTGGGCCATTCAGTTTTGGCTCCACGCAGAAAGAAGAGAATACTGTAGTAAGGGATGATGATGTTGGCGAAGGTGGTAATTACTCAGATGATCAAGCATCCAGTGATGAAGGCAGTAATTGCGGAGATGACTCTTCACAGACTTCAGAGGAAGGTGAGGTTACTGTTGGTGGGGAAGGAGGAGAAAAAAGGCAGGAAGGCGTCGGTGCGGGTCTTCTGGGAGGATGGAAACCCGAAGAGGGATCCTGGGAGTGTAATACCTGTTTGGTGAGAAACAAAAGTGAGAAGTTGGAATGTGTAGCGTGCGCAAGTCCAAAGCCTGGTGTTGACGGAAGCCTTGAGAAAACGACAGAAGGAAAGCCATTGTTTGGATTTGGTTCAGGTCCGTCGTTTTCCAGTGCAGGGTTTTCGTTTGGAAGAAGTACCTCCTCCTCTGGTGCTGGATTTTCTTTTGGATCTGGCCCAACATCGACTGGCGCAGAGTTTTCCTTTGGATTTAATGGACAAAGTGATGGTGGTGAATCCCAGAAACAAAGGGCACCTTCAAGCTCGAACATTCCTAATGTTACTTTTGGGTACACGAATCAATCACCGCAGTCGTCAAATACAGAGACAGCGCTTGATAGTGAAGAGAAGCCTCTATCTCCTTTGAAACCTGATGAAACATCGCTTCAGAGCGATGGGTTTTTTACACCGACAGATGCTGTAGAAAAGCAAGAAACCTCTGATGAAAGCTCGAAACCTGGTGAAATTTTAGAAGAAGTCAACTCCGAGCGAAAGGCTGCCCTCAGCACCGAGGACCAGGCTTCTGAAGATGTTCAAGGTGATGGTGAGTCAGATACAGACAAATCACTAGTCGAGGAAAAGCGTGGCACTGATTCACAACCCGAAGTTGGTGCAAATTCGCCTGCTGAAGATGTTCAATTTGACTGTGGTGCGGACAGCAGTGAATCTGTAGTCGAACCGGAAGGTGCTGTTGAATCATCAGCTAAGCCCCAAGAAAGTGTCAATGTTGGCGTGGCTAAGGAAATGGAGAAGGACTGA